A single genomic interval of Mycobacteriales bacterium harbors:
- a CDS encoding beta-ketoacyl synthase N-terminal-like domain-containing protein produces the protein MPDVAVIGMSGRFPGADGVEAFWRNLREGVESITFFTGEELAAAGVPREEREHPDYVPAFGALEG, from the coding sequence ATGCCCGACGTGGCGGTGATCGGGATGTCGGGCCGCTTTCCCGGCGCGGACGGCGTGGAGGCGTTCTGGCGCAACCTGCGGGAAGGGGTGGAGTCGATCACCTTCTTCACCGGCGAGGAGCTCGCCGCGGCGGGCGTCCCCCGCGAGGAGCGGGAGCACCCGGACTACGTTCCGGCCTTCGGCGCGCTGGAAGG
- a CDS encoding non-ribosomal peptide synthetase, with product MTAPGGVAGRALDVEREWTGVTDLIVRQAAATPDAVAVVEDGVEVTFRDFAARSARLARHLRTAGVGPETLVAVALDRSADQLVTALAILQAGGAYVPLDPSYPAERLSFMLADTAAPVLVSRSDAAAVAAPVTVLLDRDADLLAGYPDTPPEPVAGPDNLAYVIYTSGSTGLPKGVLVTHRGVPNLALAQVRRFAVDRGARVLQFASLSFDASVSELFTTFLAGATVVVAPREALVPGPALLDTLRRERVTHVTLPPSVLAVLSPDDLPDLRGLVSAGEAVSAAVVERWAPGRRFVNGYGPTEVTVGAAAAVCVPDGRPPAIGRPFDNVRVYVLDAGGDPVPVGIPGELHVGGPGVARGYHGRPALTAERFVPDPLSGEPGARLYRTGDRVRWRANGELEFLGRTDGQVKLRGFRIEPGEVAAVLAALPGVRDALALVREHAGDRRLVAWAVAEPGIDPPSPAALRAELKRRLPEYMVPSAVVMMDDFPRTPNGKVDHAALPLPDTDAGEAFVAPRGELEARIAGVWREVLGRGAVGVDDNFFELGGHSLLLVRLHERLRAALEIDVTLVDLFQFPTVAALSAHIEEQGKTARGEPAREPEGAGRDRGSARRQAMVRKR from the coding sequence GTGACCGCCCCGGGCGGCGTCGCCGGGCGGGCCCTCGACGTCGAGCGCGAATGGACCGGCGTCACCGACCTGATCGTTCGGCAGGCCGCGGCCACGCCGGACGCGGTCGCCGTGGTGGAGGACGGCGTCGAGGTGACGTTCCGGGACTTCGCCGCCCGCTCGGCCCGGCTGGCCCGGCACCTCCGTACGGCCGGGGTCGGCCCGGAGACGCTCGTCGCGGTGGCGCTGGACCGGTCGGCCGACCAGCTCGTCACCGCCCTGGCCATCCTGCAGGCGGGCGGGGCGTACGTGCCGCTGGACCCGTCGTACCCGGCCGAGCGGCTGTCGTTCATGCTCGCCGACACCGCCGCGCCGGTGCTGGTCAGCCGGAGCGACGCGGCCGCCGTGGCGGCGCCGGTCACCGTCCTGCTCGACCGGGACGCCGACCTGCTCGCCGGGTATCCGGACACGCCGCCGGAGCCGGTCGCCGGGCCGGACAACCTGGCGTACGTCATCTACACCTCCGGCTCCACCGGCCTGCCCAAGGGCGTGCTGGTGACGCACCGCGGGGTGCCGAACCTGGCGCTGGCGCAGGTGCGCCGCTTCGCGGTCGACCGCGGCGCGCGGGTGCTGCAGTTCGCCTCGCTCTCCTTCGACGCCTCGGTCTCGGAGCTCTTCACCACCTTCCTGGCGGGAGCCACGGTGGTGGTGGCGCCGCGGGAGGCGCTGGTCCCGGGGCCGGCGCTGCTGGACACGCTCCGGCGCGAGCGCGTCACCCACGTCACCCTTCCCCCCTCCGTGCTGGCCGTCCTCTCGCCCGACGACCTGCCGGACCTGCGCGGGCTGGTGTCGGCGGGCGAGGCGGTGAGCGCGGCGGTGGTGGAGCGCTGGGCGCCGGGGCGGCGTTTCGTCAACGGCTACGGGCCCACCGAGGTCACCGTGGGCGCGGCCGCCGCGGTGTGCGTGCCCGACGGCCGCCCGCCCGCCATCGGCCGGCCGTTCGACAACGTGCGCGTCTACGTGCTGGACGCGGGCGGCGACCCCGTCCCGGTGGGCATCCCCGGCGAGCTGCACGTGGGCGGCCCCGGCGTGGCGCGCGGCTACCACGGCCGCCCCGCGCTCACCGCCGAGCGCTTCGTCCCCGACCCCCTCTCGGGCGAGCCCGGGGCGCGCCTCTACCGCACCGGCGACCGGGTGCGCTGGCGGGCAAACGGCGAGCTGGAGTTCCTGGGGAGGACGGACGGGCAGGTGAAGCTGCGCGGCTTCCGCATCGAGCCGGGCGAGGTGGCGGCGGTGCTGGCCGCGCTTCCCGGCGTGCGCGACGCGCTGGCGCTGGTGCGCGAGCACGCGGGCGACCGCCGGCTGGTGGCTTGGGCCGTCGCGGAGCCCGGGATCGACCCGCCGTCCCCGGCGGCGCTGCGCGCGGAGCTGAAGCGGCGGCTCCCCGAGTACATGGTCCCTTCGGCGGTGGTAATGATGGACGACTTCCCGCGTACCCCCAACGGCAAGGTGGACCACGCCGCGCTCCCGCTCCCCGACACGGACGCGGGCGAGGCATTCGTGGCGCCGCGCGGCGAGCTGGAGGCGCGCATCGCCGGGGTCTGGCGCGAGGTGCTGGGCCGCGGCGCCGTGGGCGTCGACGACAACTTCTTCGAGCTCGGCGGCCACTCGCTGCTGCTGGTGCGCCTCCACGAGCGCCTGCGCGCCGCGCTGGAGATCGACGTCACCCTGGTGGACCTCTTCCAGTTCCCCACCGTCGCCGCGCTGTCCGCGCACATCGAGGAGCAGGGGAAGACGGCGCGGGGCGAGCCGGCGCGGGAGCCCGAGGGAGCCGGGCGGGACCGGGGGAGCGCCCGGCGACAGGCGATGGTCCGGAAGCGCTGA
- a CDS encoding MbtH family protein, producing the protein MSGEQADETEHRVVVNDEEQYSVWPADRALPAGWRDEGTAGSRRACLDHIDRVWTDMVPASLRGPAR; encoded by the coding sequence GTGTCCGGAGAGCAGGCCGACGAGACCGAGCACCGGGTCGTCGTCAACGACGAGGAGCAGTACTCGGTCTGGCCGGCGGACCGGGCACTGCCCGCCGGCTGGCGCGACGAGGGCACCGCCGGCAGCCGGCGGGCCTGCCTCGACCACATCGACCGGGTGTGGACGGACATGGTGCCGGCGAGCCTGCGGGGACCGGCGCGGTGA
- a CDS encoding SDR family NAD(P)-dependent oxidoreductase, translating into MDTAAVTLVTGGSSGIGAAVAQRLLDRDHRVTVTGRDPDKLRRFAERAGHPDALLTIAGDAADLDAVRSAVESTVKEFGRLDAVVACAGYATHDALDDGDPAGWRDMVLTNVLGPALLINTALPALKATRGRIVLIGSVAGYVYLAGNIYGATKFAVAAMAENTRLMVAPDGVGVTLVAPGRVDTNFWETAGGAPEGGILTADQVADSIVWALDQPAGVDVNTVVVRPTGAAV; encoded by the coding sequence ATGGACACAGCTGCGGTAACCCTCGTCACCGGCGGATCGAGCGGGATCGGCGCCGCGGTCGCGCAGCGGCTGCTGGACCGGGACCACCGGGTGACCGTCACCGGACGCGACCCGGACAAGCTCCGCCGGTTCGCCGAGCGGGCCGGCCACCCGGACGCCCTGCTGACGATCGCCGGCGACGCCGCCGACCTGGACGCGGTCCGGTCCGCCGTCGAGTCGACGGTCAAGGAGTTCGGCCGGCTGGACGCCGTGGTCGCCTGCGCCGGGTACGCCACCCACGACGCCCTGGACGACGGCGACCCGGCCGGCTGGCGGGACATGGTCCTGACCAACGTGCTCGGGCCCGCCCTGCTGATCAACACCGCGCTGCCGGCGCTCAAGGCGACCCGCGGGCGGATCGTGCTGATCGGCAGCGTCGCCGGCTACGTCTACCTGGCCGGCAACATCTACGGCGCCACCAAGTTCGCCGTCGCCGCGATGGCCGAGAACACCCGGCTGATGGTGGCGCCGGACGGCGTCGGCGTGACCCTGGTCGCGCCCGGCCGGGTGGACACCAATTTCTGGGAGACGGCCGGCGGCGCGCCCGAGGGCGGCATCCTCACCGCCGACCAGGTCGCCGACTCGATCGTCTGGGCGCTCGACCAGCCGGCCGGGGTCGACGTCAACACCGTGGTCGTCCGGCCGACCGGCGCGGCGGTCTGA
- a CDS encoding cytochrome P450, whose translation MSEPLPPEFVSAPPANPHPGNDRVRADGPVHRVDYPPGSDAYVVVDYETTLKAFGDRRLSKRLDNAPAWFREQTMENSPVIGNNMLLADAPEHTRLRNLVSRAFLPRRMEPLRPRIQEITDDLIDALPDSGEADLMAGFAFPLPLRVICEFLAVPPEDRPRFQSWGEVLSRDPSETGEWAVRRRAANAEVEQYFAKVLAHRREHPGEDLISELVRAADEEGTFTETELVSTLTLLVIAGHKTTANLVGNGSQALLRNPDQLARLRADPELVVPAIEEFLRFEGPVERGTMRVAVEDMQLGGVDIPKASFVHLSMCAADRDPDAFPDPHRLDIARTPNRHLGFGHGAHFCLGAPLARIEGQIAFTTLLRRLPGLELAVPADELRWVIDSSTSRGLQGLPVRIDGRLPR comes from the coding sequence ATGTCAGAACCCCTTCCCCCCGAGTTCGTGAGCGCCCCGCCCGCGAACCCGCACCCGGGCAACGACCGGGTCCGCGCCGACGGCCCGGTGCACCGCGTCGACTACCCGCCGGGCTCGGACGCGTACGTCGTCGTCGACTACGAGACGACGCTCAAGGCGTTCGGCGACCGGCGGCTGTCCAAACGGCTGGACAACGCGCCGGCCTGGTTCCGCGAGCAGACGATGGAGAACAGCCCGGTCATCGGGAACAACATGCTGCTCGCCGACGCGCCGGAGCACACCCGGCTGCGGAACCTGGTCAGCCGGGCGTTCCTGCCGCGCCGGATGGAGCCGCTGCGACCGCGGATCCAGGAGATCACCGACGACCTGATCGACGCGCTGCCGGACTCCGGCGAGGCCGACCTGATGGCCGGGTTCGCGTTCCCGCTGCCGCTGCGGGTCATCTGCGAGTTCCTCGCGGTGCCGCCGGAGGATCGGCCCCGCTTCCAGTCCTGGGGCGAGGTGCTGAGCCGGGACCCGAGCGAGACCGGGGAGTGGGCGGTCCGGCGGCGCGCCGCCAACGCGGAGGTCGAGCAGTACTTCGCGAAGGTCCTGGCCCACCGGCGCGAGCATCCGGGCGAGGACCTGATCAGCGAGCTCGTCCGGGCCGCGGACGAGGAGGGCACCTTCACCGAGACCGAGCTGGTCTCGACGCTGACCCTGCTGGTCATCGCCGGGCACAAGACCACGGCCAACCTGGTCGGCAACGGCAGCCAGGCGCTGCTGCGCAACCCCGACCAGCTGGCCCGGCTGCGGGCCGACCCCGAGCTGGTCGTACCGGCGATCGAGGAGTTCCTGCGTTTCGAGGGCCCGGTCGAGCGCGGGACGATGCGGGTGGCGGTCGAGGACATGCAGCTCGGTGGCGTCGACATCCCCAAGGCGAGCTTCGTGCACCTGTCGATGTGCGCGGCCGACCGCGACCCGGACGCGTTCCCCGACCCGCACCGGCTGGACATCGCCCGCACCCCGAACCGGCACCTGGGCTTCGGGCACGGCGCGCACTTCTGCCTCGGGGCGCCGCTGGCCCGCATCGAGGGGCAGATCGCGTTCACCACCCTGCTGCGGCGGCTGCCGGGGCTGGAGCTGGCCGTGCCGGCGGACGAGCTGCGCTGGGTGATCGACAGCTCCACCAGCCGGGGCCTGCAGGGCCTCCCGGTCCGGATCGACGGCCGGCTGCCGCGGTGA
- a CDS encoding MFS transporter: MTGRPAAPATVSLLRNRDFQALWISQFLGTVGKEAAEVAYPLLILAITGSVTDAGLIGSVQLVTVGLLSIPGGTLADRMDRRLLLLLCDGIRLALFTLLGLLVLAGDATLPVIFITAIGSSACLGLASPPALAAIKQLVPLSQVTQATAQNQIRPFAATTLGSPIGGTLFGIGRAVPFLATAATFLLSAVSLLLIRRPLQAPQTAAAGTERRRTSEGFTFLLGQPILLYWMIWVVGSNMAFNHTGAFLAVIATAHQRGASDALVGLTLAVAGAGGLTGALIARPVLARLRPSTIFMIAAWLGPAAAVALAVVPGVLPLGVILAVVFARGPICNALFFSYVATLVPDELQGRVLGAVTFLSYLAQPVGIIGIGVVFDHAGPTWVYAAMGAVATLAALPTRTRVIRTLPTPEEAAARFAPDTRPSTDPAG; the protein is encoded by the coding sequence GTGACGGGCCGGCCGGCGGCTCCGGCGACCGTGTCGCTGCTGCGGAACCGGGACTTCCAGGCGCTCTGGATCAGCCAGTTCCTCGGCACCGTGGGCAAGGAGGCGGCCGAGGTCGCGTACCCGCTGCTGATCCTGGCGATCACCGGGTCGGTGACCGACGCCGGGCTCATCGGGTCCGTGCAGCTGGTCACGGTCGGCCTGCTCTCGATCCCCGGCGGCACGTTGGCCGACCGGATGGACCGGCGGTTGTTGCTGCTGCTCTGCGACGGCATCCGGCTGGCGTTGTTCACCCTGCTCGGCCTCCTGGTCCTGGCCGGCGACGCGACCCTGCCGGTCATCTTCATCACCGCGATCGGCTCGTCCGCCTGCCTGGGGCTGGCCAGCCCGCCCGCGCTGGCCGCGATCAAGCAGCTGGTCCCGCTCTCGCAGGTGACCCAGGCGACCGCGCAGAACCAGATCAGGCCGTTCGCGGCGACCACCCTCGGGTCGCCGATCGGGGGCACGCTGTTCGGGATCGGCCGGGCGGTGCCGTTCCTGGCCACCGCCGCGACCTTCCTCCTCTCGGCGGTGTCGCTGCTGCTGATCCGGCGGCCGCTGCAGGCGCCGCAGACCGCCGCCGCGGGCACCGAGCGGCGCCGGACCAGCGAGGGCTTCACGTTCCTGCTCGGCCAGCCGATCCTGCTCTACTGGATGATCTGGGTCGTCGGCTCCAACATGGCCTTCAACCACACCGGCGCCTTCCTCGCGGTCATCGCCACCGCCCACCAGCGCGGTGCCTCCGACGCGCTGGTCGGCCTGACCCTCGCGGTCGCCGGCGCCGGCGGGCTGACCGGGGCGCTGATCGCCCGCCCGGTGCTGGCCCGGCTGCGGCCGTCGACGATCTTCATGATCGCGGCCTGGCTGGGCCCGGCCGCCGCGGTGGCGCTCGCCGTCGTCCCCGGGGTGCTGCCGCTGGGCGTGATCCTGGCCGTCGTCTTCGCCCGCGGCCCGATCTGCAACGCGCTGTTCTTCAGCTACGTCGCCACGCTGGTCCCGGACGAGCTGCAGGGCCGGGTGCTGGGCGCGGTGACCTTCCTGTCGTACCTGGCCCAGCCCGTCGGGATCATCGGCATCGGGGTCGTCTTCGACCACGCCGGCCCGACCTGGGTGTACGCCGCGATGGGCGCCGTCGCGACGCTGGCCGCGCTCCCGACCCGGACCCGGGTCATCCGCACGCTCCCCACGCCCGAGGAGGCGGCCGCCCGATTCGCGCCCGACACCCGACCCTCGACCGACCCCGCCGGATGA
- a CDS encoding alpha/beta fold hydrolase: MADPTPAGTVLVCLPFAGSGGSFFRGWKLRAPAGLEVLPVQLAGREERFDEPPPADVATAVADAYGQIRGGARIALFGHSLGAVLAYELAHRLTDGGAEVVALFASGSPDPWHGRTHRLTGLGDDDFMTGVQTITGHSHPALADPEIRELVLPLLRSDIRMHEDYRAGSDRPLLPVPITAVRGRDDDLVSAADAGGWRRATSAGFGTAELDGGHMYLLDGPDPLLALIAERLDLVGSP, from the coding sequence GTGGCTGACCCGACCCCGGCCGGCACCGTGCTGGTCTGCCTGCCCTTCGCCGGCTCCGGCGGGTCGTTCTTCCGGGGCTGGAAGCTGCGCGCGCCGGCCGGCCTGGAGGTCCTGCCGGTGCAGCTGGCCGGCCGGGAGGAGCGCTTCGACGAACCGCCGCCGGCCGACGTCGCCACGGCCGTCGCGGACGCGTACGGGCAGATCCGGGGAGGCGCCCGGATCGCGCTGTTCGGGCACAGCCTCGGCGCGGTGCTCGCGTACGAGCTGGCGCACCGGCTGACCGACGGCGGCGCCGAGGTCGTGGCCCTGTTCGCCAGCGGCTCCCCGGATCCCTGGCACGGGCGGACCCACCGGCTCACCGGCCTCGGCGACGACGACTTCATGACCGGCGTGCAGACCATCACGGGGCACTCCCATCCCGCGCTCGCGGACCCGGAGATCCGCGAGCTGGTGCTGCCGCTGCTGCGCTCGGACATCCGCATGCACGAGGACTACCGGGCTGGCTCCGACCGGCCGCTCCTGCCCGTCCCGATCACGGCCGTCCGGGGCCGGGACGACGACCTGGTGAGCGCGGCGGACGCCGGCGGCTGGCGGCGGGCGACGTCGGCCGGGTTCGGGACGGCCGAGCTCGACGGCGGGCACATGTACCTGCTCGACGGGCCCGACCCGCTGCTGGCGCTGATCGCCGAACGGCTGGACCTGGTGGGGTCGCCGTGA